A region of Myxococcus stipitatus DSM 14675 DNA encodes the following proteins:
- a CDS encoding vWA domain-containing protein, which translates to MNRTLLLLSAAGLLALGALSLGKPPAPVPPPPPPVTDTSHTVSLPNEPESTAILPLVASEPTSGALTLSGKLSGAYVQTGPSEAFAWMELKARPAPPGRRVPVNLALVVDRSGSMAGRKHNDAQRAAMELVRRLTPEDRLALVHYGTDVTVIPSRLVTKEVREDLLSLIQGIYSDGSTNISGALQEAATALYPYLPEFKVSRAILLSDGQPTTGLTSEPELLRITRELRDRGVTVSALGVGEDFHAALMRGMAEQGGGFSGFIDDSARLSEVFSRELDQATSTVARKVELRLELPAHVHSAEVLGLPSTREGSIVKVPLYDMAGEQTVRVVVKLTLAAPASTEPLPVLSASAHYVDVGRDTQAQTTLALKASVTDDPSLVRENLDRDVRVHAVRALGTQQMRAAVKEMQLGNRSAAVGLLSNARRLFGSSASALSSELAELDQAEAAYGNAANDGDVRRESLKLYKKTMKNFGENNAY; encoded by the coding sequence ATGAACCGCACCCTGTTGCTGCTGTCCGCCGCTGGATTGCTCGCCCTGGGCGCGCTCTCGCTGGGCAAGCCCCCGGCCCCCGTGCCCCCACCGCCCCCACCCGTCACCGACACCAGCCACACGGTGTCCCTGCCCAACGAGCCCGAGTCCACCGCCATCCTCCCCCTGGTGGCCTCCGAGCCGACCTCCGGCGCCCTCACCCTGTCGGGCAAGCTGTCGGGCGCCTACGTCCAGACGGGCCCCAGCGAGGCCTTCGCCTGGATGGAGCTCAAGGCCCGCCCGGCGCCTCCCGGCCGGCGCGTCCCCGTCAACCTGGCGCTCGTCGTAGACCGGTCCGGCTCCATGGCGGGGCGCAAGCACAACGACGCCCAGCGCGCCGCCATGGAGTTGGTGCGCCGGCTCACCCCCGAGGACCGCCTGGCGCTGGTGCACTACGGCACCGACGTGACGGTCATCCCCAGCCGCCTCGTCACGAAGGAGGTCCGCGAGGACCTGCTCTCCCTCATCCAGGGCATCTACTCGGACGGCTCCACCAACATCAGCGGGGCGCTCCAGGAGGCGGCCACCGCCCTGTACCCCTACCTGCCGGAGTTCAAGGTCAGCCGCGCCATCCTGCTGAGTGATGGCCAGCCCACCACGGGCCTCACCTCGGAGCCGGAGCTGCTGCGCATCACCCGGGAGCTGCGCGACCGGGGCGTCACCGTGAGCGCGCTGGGCGTGGGCGAGGACTTCCACGCCGCCCTCATGCGCGGCATGGCGGAGCAGGGCGGCGGCTTCTCCGGCTTCATCGACGACTCCGCCCGCCTGTCGGAGGTCTTCTCCCGCGAGCTGGACCAGGCCACCAGCACCGTGGCCCGGAAGGTGGAGCTGCGGCTGGAGCTGCCCGCGCATGTCCACTCCGCGGAGGTCCTGGGCCTGCCCTCCACGCGCGAGGGCTCCATCGTCAAGGTGCCCCTGTACGACATGGCGGGCGAGCAGACCGTGCGTGTCGTCGTGAAGCTGACGCTGGCGGCGCCCGCCTCCACCGAGCCCCTGCCCGTGCTCTCCGCCTCCGCGCACTACGTGGACGTGGGGCGAGACACCCAGGCGCAGACGACGCTGGCGCTGAAGGCGAGCGTCACCGACGACCCGTCCCTGGTGCGCGAAAACCTGGACCGGGATGTGCGCGTGCACGCCGTGCGAGCGTTGGGAACCCAGCAGATGCGCGCCGCGGTGAAGGAGATGCAATTGGGCAACCGGAGCGCCGCGGTCGGTCTGCTAAGCAACGCTCGCAGGCTTTTCGGCTCGTCCGCCTCGGCGCTCTCCAGTGAGCTTGCGGAGCTGGACCAAGCAGAGGCAGCCTATGGGAACGCGGCCAACGACGGCGACGTCCGCCGGGAATCGCTGAAGCTCTACAAGAAGACGATGAAGAACTTCGGCGAGAACAACGCGTACTAG
- a CDS encoding M56 family metallopeptidase, whose product MSGLVMESLGWALLHSLWQGTLVALGLAAALLMVGARAANARYALACGALVLAVVMPVATGVRHATQARAERRQEQASLLPGLRSTPEGFARRATPETFPFTTRAEGRPAALLEQVEREAQGAWAPMVEWVRASLSGLLRWLVIAWVAGVGLTSGRLTAQWVQLRQLARRALPAPQEWQERLDALSQRLGLKHAVRLLQTTEVDVPSTVGWLSPVVLLPVSALSGLPTRQLEMVLAHELAHIRRHDFAVNLAQVVVETLFFYHPAVHWMSDIIRVEREHCCDDVAVGASGNSVSYARALTALETLRVQPELLHAMSALGGSLPDRVRRLVMPPASRCSSRWVAGASVLTLVSSLALAAPLTSLVLGQGPAPTVAAPSPVEPPEPPAFAAPPAPVAVPRPLTPPPGFREAAAPRPQVKLAMRGPDEDREDKTRVGSGQPLTVDQLVELKLAGVTPEKVRELESLGYEATVSDVVEMGHMGVTLEYLKQMNAAFDRKLSTDTLVELHAVGVTPEYVRALRESGFATKDPDEVVEARAVGVSEQYVRELGAAGYSNLSLEDLSHLRAVGVDPEFIRGMSRMGLPKLSSKNLQHLRAVGVTPEWLSRMRAAGLEMKDPDELVELRALNVSPEFIRELSDAGLKNLSSRELVRLRSGGVDAEFIRRMRATKKQ is encoded by the coding sequence ATGAGCGGCCTGGTGATGGAGTCCCTGGGGTGGGCGCTGCTGCACTCGCTCTGGCAGGGCACGCTGGTGGCGCTGGGCCTGGCGGCGGCGCTGTTGATGGTGGGCGCGCGCGCGGCCAACGCCCGCTATGCGCTGGCGTGTGGCGCGCTGGTGCTGGCCGTGGTGATGCCGGTCGCCACGGGTGTCCGGCACGCGACGCAGGCCCGCGCGGAGCGGCGCCAGGAGCAGGCCTCGCTCCTGCCCGGGCTCCGCTCGACGCCGGAGGGCTTCGCTCGCCGGGCCACGCCCGAGACCTTCCCCTTCACGACTCGCGCGGAGGGCCGCCCGGCCGCCCTGCTCGAGCAGGTGGAGCGCGAGGCCCAGGGCGCGTGGGCGCCGATGGTGGAGTGGGTGCGCGCGTCGCTCTCCGGGCTGCTGCGGTGGCTGGTCATCGCGTGGGTGGCGGGCGTGGGACTGACGTCCGGCCGGCTGACGGCGCAGTGGGTGCAGTTGCGCCAGCTCGCGCGCCGCGCCCTGCCCGCGCCGCAGGAGTGGCAGGAGCGGCTGGACGCGCTCTCCCAGCGGCTGGGCCTGAAGCACGCGGTGCGGCTGCTCCAGACGACCGAGGTGGACGTGCCCTCCACGGTGGGCTGGCTGTCGCCGGTGGTGCTGCTGCCCGTGTCCGCGCTGTCCGGGCTCCCCACGCGCCAGCTGGAGATGGTGCTGGCGCATGAGCTGGCCCACATCCGCCGGCACGACTTCGCGGTGAACCTGGCGCAGGTGGTGGTGGAGACCCTCTTCTTCTACCACCCGGCGGTGCACTGGATGTCCGACATCATCCGCGTGGAGCGCGAGCACTGCTGCGACGACGTGGCGGTGGGCGCCAGCGGCAACTCCGTCTCCTACGCCCGGGCCCTCACCGCGCTGGAGACGCTGCGCGTGCAGCCCGAGCTGCTCCACGCCATGTCCGCGCTGGGCGGCTCGCTGCCGGACCGCGTGCGGCGGCTCGTGATGCCTCCCGCGTCGCGCTGCTCGTCCCGCTGGGTGGCGGGGGCCTCCGTGCTGACGCTGGTCAGCAGCCTGGCCCTCGCCGCGCCCCTGACGTCGCTGGTGCTGGGCCAGGGCCCCGCGCCCACCGTGGCCGCGCCTTCACCTGTCGAGCCCCCCGAGCCCCCCGCCTTCGCGGCCCCTCCGGCGCCCGTCGCCGTGCCCCGGCCCCTGACGCCGCCCCCTGGCTTCCGCGAGGCCGCGGCGCCCCGTCCCCAGGTGAAGCTGGCCATGCGGGGCCCGGATGAAGACCGTGAGGACAAGACGCGCGTGGGAAGCGGCCAGCCGCTGACGGTCGACCAGCTCGTCGAGCTGAAGCTCGCGGGCGTGACGCCGGAGAAGGTGCGGGAGCTGGAATCGCTGGGCTACGAGGCCACCGTCTCCGACGTGGTGGAGATGGGCCACATGGGCGTCACCCTCGAGTACCTCAAGCAGATGAACGCGGCGTTCGACCGCAAGCTCTCCACGGACACGCTGGTGGAGCTGCACGCGGTGGGCGTCACCCCGGAGTACGTCCGCGCGCTCAGGGAGTCGGGCTTCGCGACGAAGGACCCGGATGAGGTGGTGGAGGCCCGCGCGGTGGGCGTCAGCGAGCAGTACGTGCGCGAGCTGGGTGCGGCGGGCTACTCGAACCTCTCGCTGGAAGACCTCTCCCACCTGCGCGCGGTGGGCGTGGACCCGGAGTTCATCCGCGGCATGTCCCGGATGGGGCTGCCCAAGCTCAGCTCGAAGAACCTGCAGCACCTGCGCGCGGTGGGCGTGACTCCGGAGTGGCTGTCGCGGATGCGCGCGGCGGGCCTGGAGATGAAGGACCCGGACGAGCTCGTCGAGCTGCGCGCCCTGAACGTCAGCCCGGAGTTCATCCGCGAGCTGAGCGACGCGGGCCTGAAGAACCTCTCCTCTCGCGAGCTGGTGCGCCTGCGCTCCGGTGGAGTGGACGCCGAGTTCATCCGGCGGATGCGCGCCACCAAGAAGCAATAG
- a CDS encoding M91 family zinc metallopeptidase, with protein sequence MTTIGKPGSRPTSLVKQEPVKQVSKETRPNQVKAAVDQRMRDGFDAGPRTTGTAARPTREARPNLDGEGARPPGGPGATVGKAASAAADAIKKALAGTGPQVSTNASGQTVVDLGAGNNSATVKQNTDGGLTITSGSDTVTLTAEQSRNAVIQGGDGDDSITVDANVTHNLTLDGGAGNDKLTGGKGNDKLVGGAGNDTLIGREGNDAISAGDGDDYIEGGAGNDIALGGAGRDVLYGLDGNDLLLGGGDRDYIDGGAGNDVALGGAGDDQVLGGRGNDYLSGGAGNDAVAGGAGKDTVRGNAGTDKLYVEENETTDGPQTERTIVDMTDADKRGRSITVEGTADFQARVQSDLDAMRSLPSGQALLATMDNSGKTTTIKSTTGGNSAAPDNRADAWFNADGTPGKGTNGTVNYNTTRTSLGSEEWMTRPPSVALFHEMVHASDYNNGTLALGEKNGTNNRETSAVGLPIDLDQNPATPDVVQPGRPGENVFRDDLNLPTRPRY encoded by the coding sequence ATGACTACGATCGGCAAGCCGGGCTCGCGTCCCACGTCGCTGGTGAAGCAGGAGCCGGTGAAGCAGGTCTCGAAGGAGACGCGCCCCAACCAGGTGAAGGCGGCGGTGGACCAGCGGATGCGGGACGGCTTCGACGCGGGCCCCCGGACGACGGGCACCGCGGCTCGGCCGACCCGCGAGGCTCGACCCAACCTGGACGGTGAGGGCGCGCGGCCGCCCGGTGGTCCCGGGGCGACGGTGGGCAAGGCGGCGAGCGCGGCGGCGGACGCCATCAAGAAGGCCCTGGCGGGCACCGGTCCCCAGGTGAGCACCAACGCGTCCGGCCAGACGGTGGTGGACCTGGGCGCCGGCAACAACTCCGCGACGGTGAAGCAGAACACCGACGGCGGGCTGACCATCACCTCCGGCTCCGACACCGTGACGCTGACGGCGGAGCAGTCGCGCAACGCGGTCATCCAGGGCGGCGACGGGGATGACTCCATCACCGTGGACGCCAACGTCACGCACAACCTCACGCTGGACGGCGGCGCGGGCAACGACAAGCTCACCGGCGGCAAGGGCAATGACAAGCTCGTCGGTGGCGCGGGCAACGACACCCTCATCGGCCGCGAGGGCAACGACGCCATCTCCGCGGGCGACGGGGACGACTACATCGAGGGCGGCGCGGGCAACGACATCGCCCTGGGCGGCGCCGGGCGCGACGTGCTCTACGGCCTGGACGGCAACGACCTCCTGCTGGGCGGCGGGGACCGCGACTACATCGACGGCGGCGCGGGCAACGACGTGGCCCTGGGCGGCGCTGGGGATGACCAGGTCCTGGGCGGCCGGGGCAACGACTACCTGAGCGGTGGCGCGGGCAACGACGCGGTGGCGGGCGGCGCGGGCAAGGACACCGTGCGCGGCAACGCCGGCACCGACAAGCTCTACGTCGAGGAGAACGAGACCACCGACGGGCCGCAGACCGAGCGGACCATCGTCGACATGACGGACGCGGACAAGCGTGGCCGCTCCATCACGGTGGAGGGCACCGCCGACTTCCAGGCGCGGGTGCAGTCGGACCTGGACGCGATGCGCTCGCTGCCGTCGGGCCAGGCCCTGCTGGCCACGATGGACAACAGCGGCAAGACGACGACCATCAAGTCGACGACGGGCGGCAACTCCGCGGCGCCCGACAACCGTGCGGACGCCTGGTTCAACGCGGACGGCACGCCGGGCAAGGGCACCAACGGCACGGTGAACTACAACACCACCCGCACCTCGCTGGGCAGCGAGGAGTGGATGACGCGGCCGCCCTCCGTCGCGCTGTTCCACGAGATGGTGCACGCGTCCGACTACAACAACGGCACGCTGGCGCTCGGCGAGAAGAACGGCACCAACAACCGCGAGACGTCCGCGGTGGGCCTGCCCATCGACCTGGACCAGAACCCCGCCACGCCCGACGTGGTGCAGCCGGGCCGCCCGGGTGAGAACGTCTTCCGCGACGACCTCAACCTGCCCACCCGGCCGCGCTACTAG
- a CDS encoding BlaI/MecI/CopY family transcriptional regulator, giving the protein MSESKLPRPTDGELAILRVLWARGDSTVREVHESLNRKEPEEGTGYTTVLKLMQIMTDKGLVERDESQRAHVYRARATEQRTQRQLVTDLVERAFGGSPARLAMQALSSRKTSPEELAELRQLLDSLEGADE; this is encoded by the coding sequence ATGAGTGAATCGAAGCTGCCGCGTCCGACGGACGGCGAGCTGGCCATCCTGCGGGTGCTCTGGGCGCGCGGGGACAGCACGGTGCGAGAGGTCCACGAGTCGCTGAACCGGAAGGAGCCCGAGGAAGGCACGGGCTACACGACGGTGCTCAAGCTGATGCAGATCATGACGGACAAGGGCCTGGTGGAGCGCGACGAGTCGCAGCGCGCGCACGTGTACCGGGCTCGGGCGACGGAGCAGCGCACGCAGCGGCAGCTGGTGACGGACCTGGTGGAGCGCGCCTTCGGTGGCTCTCCCGCGCGGCTGGCGATGCAGGCGCTGTCCTCTCGCAAGACGAGCCCCGAGGAGCTGGCGGAGCTGCGTCAGCTGCTGGATTCCCTGGAAGGAGCGGACGAATGA
- a CDS encoding PAS domain-containing hybrid sensor histidine kinase/response regulator, protein MQTSPSRPDWTPHERRYRLVIDSLKEVVFQTDARGAWTFLNPAWMEITGQTVETSLGKSFLEFVHPEDRPHSQEGFRRLVTKELEFVRTEVRYLNPSEGFRWVEVYARLMVGEDGEVLGASGTLNDITERKAADGALARRERYLTALVEMQQRLLAVRDGGDIYGPVLASLGQASGASRVYVFEMHPGPLGEQLTSQRAEWCAPGVREEIDNPSLQGLNMYPDLERWERTLSRGDVIEGLVSGFPEVERVLLEPQGILSILVLPLRVQGVLTGFVGFDNCSEARRWDRLEVDLLSAAAGAISMALERRESERALRERERRFRQLAENASDVLYLYRREPPRGFVYVSRVAHAKLGYGPVAHYGDADLWYRRVHPEDRDALERLLEAPRAAAGAPVVVRYLHPDGRTLWLEHVVVPVTDAMGRMVAVEGLARDITERRQAEEALRLSEASFRALLEGVPDAAAIERDGHIVYANAALVGTLGFERAEQLVGRQLSEFVKDMRGADSSRAGALTGERRLVRRDGRTRVAEVVSLPLRFDGQPAVVSIARDVTEQRQLQARLTLADRLASVGTLAAGIAHEINNPLAFVLSNLSFLSDEFRRHLPPGEGAAALQARLRGEPDLGEWDDVLHEACEGAERVRQIVRQLKTFSRPDEERVSPLDVHTVLESVAMMAANEIRHRAQLRREYGDIPPVMANEGKLSQVFLNLVVNAAQAIPEGSAHRHEIRLATRRDGRSRVVVEVQDTGVGIPREVIDRIFDPFFTTKPVGVGTGLGLSICHSIIHGLGGEITVDSELGKGTTFRVALPTMEPDARAAPPVLDVTTLPLSPPRGRVLVVDDEPAVGRVLQRILRGHEVEVACSGRQALELLEKGLEPDAVLCDVMMPDLTGRDVYESVRRAHAGLEGRFVFVSGGAFTTGAREFLASIPNPLLEKPFDESRVRHVVEELVRLRQPAAKA, encoded by the coding sequence ATGCAGACGTCGCCCTCCAGGCCTGACTGGACTCCCCATGAGCGCCGGTACCGGCTCGTCATCGACAGCCTGAAGGAGGTCGTCTTCCAGACGGACGCGCGGGGTGCGTGGACGTTCCTCAATCCAGCGTGGATGGAAATCACCGGTCAGACGGTGGAGACCTCGCTGGGGAAGTCCTTCCTGGAGTTCGTCCACCCCGAGGACCGACCCCACAGCCAGGAGGGTTTCCGCCGGCTGGTGACGAAGGAGTTGGAGTTCGTGCGCACGGAGGTGCGCTACCTGAACCCCAGCGAGGGCTTCCGGTGGGTGGAGGTCTACGCGCGCCTGATGGTGGGCGAGGACGGCGAGGTGCTGGGCGCATCCGGCACGCTCAACGACATCACGGAGCGCAAGGCCGCGGACGGCGCGCTGGCGCGGCGCGAGCGCTACCTCACCGCGCTGGTGGAGATGCAGCAGCGGCTGCTGGCCGTGCGCGACGGCGGCGACATCTACGGGCCCGTGCTGGCGTCGCTGGGCCAGGCGTCCGGGGCCAGCCGCGTGTACGTCTTCGAGATGCACCCGGGCCCCCTGGGTGAGCAACTGACCAGCCAGCGCGCGGAGTGGTGCGCGCCGGGCGTGCGGGAGGAGATCGACAACCCCTCGCTCCAGGGCCTCAACATGTACCCGGACCTGGAGCGGTGGGAGCGGACGCTGTCGCGCGGGGACGTCATCGAGGGGCTCGTCTCCGGCTTCCCCGAGGTGGAGCGCGTGCTGCTGGAGCCGCAGGGCATCCTCTCCATCCTCGTGCTGCCGCTGCGGGTGCAGGGCGTGCTGACGGGCTTCGTGGGCTTCGACAACTGCTCGGAGGCGCGGCGGTGGGACCGGCTGGAGGTGGACCTGCTGTCCGCCGCGGCGGGCGCCATCTCCATGGCCTTGGAGCGGCGCGAGTCGGAGCGCGCGCTGCGAGAGCGCGAGCGGCGGTTCCGGCAGCTCGCGGAGAACGCGTCGGACGTGCTGTACCTGTACCGCAGGGAGCCGCCCCGGGGCTTCGTCTACGTCAGCCGCGTGGCGCACGCGAAGCTGGGCTACGGGCCGGTGGCGCACTACGGCGACGCGGACCTCTGGTACCGGCGCGTGCATCCGGAGGACCGCGACGCGCTGGAGCGGCTCTTGGAAGCGCCTCGCGCGGCGGCGGGTGCGCCCGTCGTCGTGCGCTACCTGCACCCGGATGGGCGCACGCTCTGGCTGGAGCACGTCGTCGTCCCGGTGACGGACGCCATGGGGCGCATGGTGGCGGTGGAGGGACTGGCGCGCGACATCACCGAGCGACGTCAGGCCGAAGAGGCCCTGCGGCTGTCCGAGGCCAGCTTCCGCGCCCTCCTTGAAGGCGTGCCGGACGCGGCGGCCATCGAGCGGGACGGGCACATCGTCTACGCCAACGCGGCGCTGGTGGGCACGCTGGGCTTCGAGCGCGCGGAGCAGCTCGTGGGCCGGCAGCTCTCCGAGTTCGTGAAGGACATGCGCGGCGCGGACTCCTCTCGGGCGGGCGCGCTCACGGGAGAGCGGCGGCTGGTGCGGCGCGACGGGCGCACGCGGGTGGCGGAGGTCGTCTCGCTGCCCCTGCGCTTCGACGGACAGCCCGCCGTCGTGTCGATCGCCCGGGACGTGACGGAGCAGCGGCAGTTGCAGGCGCGGCTGACACTGGCGGACCGGCTGGCGTCGGTGGGCACGCTGGCGGCGGGCATCGCGCATGAAATCAACAACCCGCTGGCCTTCGTCCTCTCCAACCTGAGCTTCCTGTCGGACGAGTTCCGCCGCCACCTGCCCCCGGGCGAGGGCGCGGCGGCGCTCCAGGCGCGCCTGCGCGGCGAGCCGGACCTGGGCGAGTGGGACGACGTGCTGCACGAGGCCTGCGAGGGCGCGGAGCGGGTGCGGCAGATTGTCCGTCAGCTCAAGACGTTCTCCCGACCGGACGAGGAGCGCGTGTCCCCGCTGGACGTGCACACGGTGCTGGAGTCGGTGGCGATGATGGCGGCGAATGAGATCCGCCACCGCGCGCAGCTCCGCCGCGAGTACGGCGACATCCCCCCCGTCATGGCGAACGAGGGGAAGCTCAGCCAGGTGTTCCTCAACCTCGTCGTGAACGCGGCGCAGGCGATTCCGGAGGGCAGCGCGCACCGGCATGAAATCCGGCTGGCGACGCGGCGGGACGGGCGCTCGCGCGTGGTGGTGGAGGTGCAGGACACGGGCGTGGGGATTCCGCGCGAGGTCATCGACCGCATCTTCGACCCGTTCTTCACCACCAAGCCCGTGGGCGTGGGCACGGGCCTGGGGCTGTCCATCTGCCACAGCATCATCCACGGGCTCGGCGGTGAAATCACCGTGGACAGCGAGCTGGGCAAGGGCACCACCTTCCGCGTGGCGCTGCCCACCATGGAGCCGGACGCGCGCGCGGCGCCGCCGGTGCTCGACGTGACGACGCTGCCGCTCAGCCCGCCCCGAGGCCGGGTGCTGGTGGTGGACGACGAGCCCGCCGTGGGCCGCGTCCTCCAGCGCATCCTCCGAGGCCACGAGGTGGAGGTGGCGTGCAGCGGACGGCAGGCCCTGGAGCTCCTGGAGAAAGGGCTGGAGCCGGACGCGGTGCTGTGCGACGTGATGATGCCGGACCTGACGGGGCGCGACGTCTACGAGTCCGTGCGTCGCGCGCACGCGGGCCTGGAGGGGCGCTTCGTCTTCGTCTCGGGGGGCGCCTTCACCACCGGCGCCCGGGAGTTCCTGGCGAGCATCCCCAACCCGCTCCTGGAGAAGCCCTTCGACGAGAGCCGCGTGCGGCACGTCGTCGAGGAGCTGGTGCGGCTGCGACAGCCCGCGGCGAAGGCGTGA
- a CDS encoding GAF domain-containing sensor histidine kinase: MSSGGAQLSMMRQVLAERAEARLSDAALRLLVEQAAEVLLLVDVTGRVLVFNAEAGRQFRIAAPSRVEQGELPGCVWVRAEDGATPLDVSPLTRALAGEPVFEERWGLRRPDGTVVVLRGGVFPVSPEGGLAPEGVFLRAREEVPARLDATRAATLLAEAGALLGAELDAEARLEPLLRLMVPTLADAGVFFLGPAGEAVRAAAAVHAEPARHVAMVEMLHRYPPDAADARGLPSMALSGRTERVACLTQAQQEDVARDEEHARLLLLLGLTSYLGVPLVARGRVLGALALFRTEGAPGFGEDDEQLAEELARRVALSLDNARLLSEAREAVRLRDEFLGIASHELKTPLTPLHLKVQLLQKQVEVLAAHGKPVSAERVSETLEVVQRQVRKLTSLVDNLLDVSRITAGRLKLELEEMDLASVAAEILYRFAPAAAQHHCSLEMHAPVPVLGRWDRLRLEQVVTNLLSNALKYGAGQPVRLTVEAEGRTARLIVEDGGIGISAQDLPRIFERFERAVSDRHYGGLGLGLYITRQIVEAFGGSVTATSEVGRGSTFVLELPRGDIPEEWLSVTEPLA, translated from the coding sequence ATGTCCTCTGGCGGCGCCCAGCTTTCGATGATGCGTCAGGTGCTCGCGGAGCGGGCGGAGGCCCGGCTGAGCGATGCGGCCTTGCGCCTGCTCGTCGAGCAGGCGGCCGAAGTGCTGCTCCTGGTGGATGTGACGGGCCGCGTGCTGGTCTTCAACGCGGAGGCCGGGCGGCAATTCCGCATCGCCGCGCCCTCGCGGGTGGAGCAGGGGGAGCTGCCCGGGTGCGTCTGGGTGAGGGCGGAGGATGGCGCCACGCCGCTCGACGTCTCGCCGCTGACGCGGGCGCTGGCGGGAGAGCCGGTGTTCGAGGAGCGCTGGGGCCTGCGCCGTCCGGACGGCACGGTGGTGGTGCTGCGCGGCGGGGTGTTCCCCGTGTCGCCGGAGGGGGGGCTGGCCCCCGAGGGCGTGTTCCTGCGCGCGAGGGAAGAGGTGCCCGCGCGCCTGGACGCGACGCGCGCGGCGACGCTGCTGGCGGAGGCGGGGGCGCTGCTGGGCGCGGAGCTGGACGCGGAGGCGCGGCTGGAGCCGCTCTTGCGGCTGATGGTGCCCACGCTGGCGGACGCGGGGGTGTTCTTCCTGGGGCCCGCGGGGGAGGCGGTGCGCGCGGCGGCGGCGGTGCACGCGGAGCCGGCGCGGCACGTGGCCATGGTGGAGATGCTGCACCGCTACCCGCCGGACGCGGCCGACGCGCGCGGCCTTCCCTCCATGGCGCTCTCCGGGCGGACGGAGCGGGTGGCGTGCCTGACGCAGGCCCAGCAGGAGGACGTGGCGCGGGACGAGGAGCACGCGCGGCTGCTGCTCCTGTTGGGGCTCACCAGCTACCTGGGCGTGCCGCTGGTGGCGCGAGGCCGCGTCCTCGGCGCGCTGGCGCTGTTCCGCACCGAGGGCGCCCCGGGCTTCGGCGAAGACGACGAGCAGCTCGCGGAGGAGCTGGCCCGGCGCGTGGCGCTGTCCTTGGACAACGCCCGGCTGCTGAGCGAGGCGCGCGAGGCGGTGCGCCTGCGCGACGAGTTCCTGGGCATCGCCAGCCACGAGCTGAAGACGCCGCTGACGCCGCTGCACCTCAAGGTGCAGCTGCTCCAGAAGCAGGTGGAGGTGCTGGCCGCGCACGGCAAGCCCGTGTCCGCGGAGCGCGTGTCGGAGACGCTGGAGGTGGTGCAGCGTCAGGTGCGCAAGCTGACGAGCCTGGTGGACAACTTGTTGGACGTCTCGCGCATCACCGCGGGCCGGCTGAAGCTGGAGCTGGAGGAGATGGACCTGGCCAGCGTGGCGGCGGAAATCCTCTACCGCTTCGCGCCCGCGGCCGCGCAGCACCACTGCTCGCTGGAGATGCACGCGCCGGTGCCGGTGCTGGGCCGGTGGGACCGGCTGCGGCTGGAGCAGGTGGTGACCAACCTCCTGTCCAACGCGCTGAAGTACGGCGCGGGCCAGCCGGTGCGCCTGACGGTGGAGGCGGAAGGGCGCACCGCGCGGCTCATCGTGGAGGACGGCGGCATCGGCATCTCCGCGCAGGACCTGCCGCGCATCTTCGAGCGCTTCGAGCGCGCGGTCAGCGACCGGCACTATGGCGGCCTGGGCCTGGGCCTCTACATCACCCGGCAGATCGTGGAGGCCTTCGGCGGCTCGGTGACGGCGACGAGCGAGGTGGGGCGGGGCTCCACCTTCGTGCTGGAGTTGCCCCGCGGCGACATCCCCGAGGAGTGGCTGAGCGTGACGGAGCCGCTGGCGTGA
- a CDS encoding sterol desaturase family protein: protein MAVSAPFSFLKNRKHQLDRMTLGDLVYSFFTYYAVIAYITVGIVSLVFAVKWFENPLRMLLAMLAASVAFPFGWYLVHRNILHARWLYKSPLTASTWKRIHFDHHQDPNDLRVLFGALANVLPTVGGVIAPIGYLIGGRSGAAAALGWAMVITCFYEFCHCIQHLNYTPKLGFLKEIKRLHLSHHFHNEQGNFGITNYFWDRLFGTYYSKAAELPKSATVFNLGYTAEEAQRYPWVDRLSGGTRGDGHPKRFWQGKDGQGTQPEEAPASPEGSP from the coding sequence GTGGCGGTCAGCGCACCCTTTTCGTTCCTGAAGAACCGGAAGCACCAACTCGACCGCATGACGTTGGGCGACCTCGTCTACTCGTTCTTCACCTACTACGCCGTCATCGCCTACATCACCGTGGGCATCGTCAGCCTGGTGTTCGCGGTGAAGTGGTTCGAGAACCCGCTGCGCATGCTGCTGGCCATGTTGGCCGCCAGCGTGGCGTTCCCCTTCGGCTGGTACCTGGTGCACCGCAACATCCTGCACGCGCGGTGGCTCTACAAGTCGCCCCTGACCGCGTCCACGTGGAAGCGCATCCACTTCGACCACCACCAGGACCCCAATGACCTGCGCGTGCTCTTCGGCGCGCTGGCCAACGTGCTGCCGACGGTGGGAGGCGTGATTGCACCCATCGGCTACCTGATTGGTGGCAGGTCCGGAGCCGCGGCCGCCCTGGGCTGGGCGATGGTCATCACGTGCTTCTACGAGTTCTGCCACTGCATCCAGCACCTGAACTACACGCCCAAGCTCGGCTTCCTGAAGGAGATCAAGCGGCTGCACCTGTCTCACCACTTCCACAACGAGCAGGGCAACTTCGGCATCACCAACTACTTCTGGGACCGCCTCTTCGGCACCTACTACTCGAAGGCCGCCGAGCTCCCCAAGAGCGCCACCGTCTTCAACCTGGGCTACACGGCCGAGGAGGCCCAGCGCTACCCGTGGGTGGACCGGCTGTCGGGAGGCACGCGGGGTGATGGCCACCCCAAGCGCTTCTGGCAGGGCAAGGACGGCCAGGGAACCCAGCCGGAAGAGGCACCGGCGAGCCCGGAAGGCTCGCCCTGA